In Pseudomonas fluorescens, one genomic interval encodes:
- a CDS encoding YfiR family protein, with translation MKVAVWATERVVRCKHALLVGLLCLLTGAAMAQAQTPVGMAEQRAQSVTQVVLGILSYARWPVEPAQLRLCIVGPTEYTDDLVKGTTQATGRPVAVRRLLADNPAIVSECDAVYIGKLTADERSRLFTSLIGHPVLSISEGGDQCTVGSLFCLRVGDQQVSFEVNLDSVARSGVRIHPSVLQLSRRKPAAP, from the coding sequence ATGAAGGTGGCTGTCTGGGCGACAGAGCGCGTGGTTCGCTGCAAGCACGCATTGCTTGTCGGTCTGCTCTGTTTGCTGACCGGCGCCGCCATGGCGCAGGCACAGACGCCGGTGGGCATGGCCGAGCAGCGCGCCCAGTCGGTGACGCAGGTTGTGCTGGGCATCCTCAGTTACGCGCGCTGGCCGGTGGAACCCGCACAATTGCGCCTGTGCATCGTCGGCCCCACCGAATACACCGATGACCTGGTCAAAGGCACTACGCAAGCCACCGGTCGTCCGGTCGCTGTGCGCCGACTGCTGGCCGACAACCCGGCGATCGTCAGCGAATGCGATGCGGTGTACATCGGCAAACTCACCGCAGATGAACGCAGTCGGCTGTTCACCTCATTGATCGGCCATCCGGTGCTGAGCATCAGCGAAGGGGGCGATCAGTGCACGGTCGGCAGCCTGTTCTGCCTGCGGGTCGGCGATCAGCAGGTTTCCTTCGAGGTCAATCTCGACTCCGTCGCCCGCAGCGGTGTACGCATCCACCCGAGCGTACTGCAGTTGTCGCGCCGCAAACCGGCGGCACCATGA
- a CDS encoding diguanylate cyclase domain-containing protein codes for MKLFRSRSRPTLGSVIGRGHLIVALVAVTMASVSLTLLGVLALRVYADHNLHLIARSISYTVEAAVVFNDKDAATEALALIASTEEVADAQVFDTQGQLLARWQRPENGLFSQLEMQAARTILEKPISLPIMHQDREIGRILLVGHGGSLMRFLLSGLAGIILCTAISAWVALYLARRQLRSITGPLRSLAAVAHAARSERALDRRVPPAQIAELDNLGNDFNALLDELESWQTHLQSENETLAHQASHDSLTGLPNRAFFEGRLIRALRNAGKLNERVAVLFLDSDRFKGINDNFGHAAGDAVLVAVANRIRAQLREEDLVARLGGDEFAVLLAPLHKIEDAERIADKILASMDMPIALPGDTSVVTSLSIGIAVFPDHGATPGALLNAADAAMYQAKRLSRGAQFTAGSESPVVNLQTRS; via the coding sequence ATGAAGCTGTTTCGTTCCAGGAGCCGCCCGACACTGGGCTCGGTCATCGGCCGCGGCCATTTGATTGTCGCGCTGGTGGCCGTGACGATGGCCAGCGTGTCGCTGACCCTGCTGGGCGTTCTCGCGCTGCGGGTGTACGCCGATCACAACCTGCATCTGATTGCACGTTCGATCAGCTACACCGTGGAAGCGGCGGTGGTGTTCAACGATAAGGACGCCGCCACCGAAGCGCTGGCCTTGATCGCGTCCACCGAAGAGGTGGCGGATGCCCAGGTGTTCGACACACAGGGGCAGTTGCTGGCGCGTTGGCAGCGGCCCGAAAACGGTCTGTTTTCCCAACTGGAAATGCAGGCTGCCCGGACCATTCTGGAAAAGCCGATCAGCCTGCCGATCATGCATCAGGACCGTGAAATCGGGCGTATTCTGCTGGTCGGTCACGGCGGTAGCCTGATGCGCTTCTTGCTCAGCGGTCTGGCGGGGATCATTCTCTGCACCGCAATCAGTGCCTGGGTCGCGCTGTATCTGGCGCGCCGACAGCTGCGCAGCATTACCGGCCCGCTTCGCAGCCTCGCGGCGGTGGCCCACGCTGCCCGCAGCGAGCGAGCACTGGATCGCCGGGTACCGCCGGCGCAGATCGCCGAGCTCGACAACCTCGGCAACGACTTCAATGCCCTGCTCGATGAACTCGAATCCTGGCAGACCCATCTGCAAAGCGAGAACGAAACCCTCGCCCATCAGGCCAGCCACGACAGCCTCACCGGTTTGCCCAACCGGGCGTTTTTCGAGGGGCGATTGATTCGCGCCTTGCGCAACGCCGGCAAGCTCAATGAGCGGGTGGCGGTGCTGTTTCTCGACAGCGACCGCTTCAAAGGCATCAATGACAACTTCGGTCACGCCGCTGGCGACGCGGTGCTGGTGGCGGTCGCCAATCGGATCCGCGCGCAACTGCGTGAAGAGGATCTGGTGGCGCGGCTCGGCGGCGACGAGTTCGCCGTACTGCTCGCGCCGCTGCACAAGATCGAGGACGCCGAGCGCATTGCTGACAAGATTCTCGCCAGCATGGACATGCCCATCGCGCTGCCGGGGGATACCAGTGTGGTGACGTCGCTCAGTATCGGCATTGCGGTTTTCCCCGATCATGGCGCCACGCCAGGTGCCTTGCTCAACGCCGCCGACGCGGCGATGTATCAGGCCAAGCGCCTGTCGCGTGGCGCTCAATTCACTGCCGGGTCGGAGAGCCCGGTCGTCAATCTGCAAACCAGGAGCTGA
- a CDS encoding OmpA family protein: MIAVLALTGCQTAPQKGLTPAQIAVLKQQGFEATDEGWEFGLSGKVLFGSDIESLNNQSTEIVERIGKALLGVGIERVRVDGHTDASGKETYNQQLSLRRAKSVAKVLTTVGMKQENIQLRGLGSSEPVASNDTTAGRTENRRVSIVVSAD; this comes from the coding sequence ATGATCGCCGTACTGGCGCTGACCGGGTGCCAGACCGCACCGCAGAAAGGCCTGACCCCGGCGCAGATCGCCGTCCTCAAACAACAAGGCTTCGAAGCGACCGACGAGGGCTGGGAGTTTGGCCTGTCCGGCAAAGTGCTGTTTGGCAGCGATATCGAAAGCCTGAACAACCAGAGCACCGAAATCGTCGAACGCATCGGCAAGGCACTGCTCGGCGTCGGTATCGAGCGGGTGCGGGTCGACGGTCATACCGATGCCTCGGGCAAGGAAACCTACAACCAGCAACTGTCGCTGCGTCGGGCCAAAAGCGTGGCCAAAGTGCTGACCACCGTCGGCATGAAGCAAGAGAACATCCAGCTGCGCGGACTGGGCAGCAGCGAGCCGGTGGCGTCCAATGACACTACCGCCGGACGCACCGAGAATCGCCGGGTGTCGATTGTGGTCAGCGCCGATTAA